In Deltaproteobacteria bacterium, one DNA window encodes the following:
- a CDS encoding 3-deoxy-D-manno-octulosonic acid transferase, producing MTGPLIRGAYRGAMTVAAALAVVGARLPGAGRRWPTLAGRLGALPAAEEATARGGDAIWLHAASVGELVAARPLLARLRERFPRRLFVVSTLTATGLALAREMSEAHLACLFPLDAPATVRRRLEPFRLEAFLFTETEVWPTFLGALAARGVPAILVSGRVSARTARAWGLRSLYRRALAPVTCCMQTEEDARRIVALGADPRRVHVAGSLKFDAAAAPPPAEIAALAAALAGRRLIVGGSTHRGEDEALLAAYRALVPAHPDLLLMLAPRHPERLEAVEAAVASAPLPCLRYTALVGHEAAALPPGPAVVLLDAVGPLAHCYALAWAAFVGGSLVPAGGHNVLEPARAARPILVGPHTEHSAALVARLAAAGGLVRVESPAALTVALAGLLSDAERAVAMGQRARAVAESGRGALERHVKIITARLTTAHAAEASSG from the coding sequence GTGACCGGGCCGCTCATCCGGGGCGCCTATCGCGGCGCCATGACGGTCGCGGCGGCCCTGGCCGTGGTCGGCGCGCGCCTGCCGGGCGCGGGACGCCGCTGGCCGACGCTCGCGGGCCGACTGGGGGCGCTGCCGGCGGCGGAAGAGGCGACGGCCCGCGGAGGCGATGCGATCTGGCTGCACGCCGCCTCGGTGGGCGAGCTGGTCGCGGCTCGTCCGCTGCTGGCCCGCCTGCGCGAACGCTTTCCGCGGCGGCTGTTCGTGGTCTCCACCCTCACCGCCACGGGTCTCGCGCTGGCGCGCGAGATGTCCGAGGCGCACCTCGCGTGCCTGTTCCCGCTCGATGCGCCGGCGACCGTGCGGCGGCGGCTCGAGCCCTTTCGGCTGGAGGCATTCCTCTTCACCGAGACCGAGGTCTGGCCGACCTTCCTGGGCGCACTCGCGGCCCGCGGCGTGCCCGCCATCCTGGTAAGCGGCCGGGTGAGTGCGCGCACGGCGCGCGCCTGGGGCTTGCGGTCGCTGTACCGGCGGGCGCTCGCCCCGGTCACCTGCTGCATGCAGACCGAGGAGGACGCGCGGCGGATCGTCGCGCTCGGCGCCGACCCGCGTCGCGTCCACGTCGCCGGCAGCCTCAAGTTCGACGCCGCGGCGGCGCCGCCGCCCGCCGAGATCGCGGCGCTCGCCGCGGCGCTCGCGGGCCGGCGGCTGATCGTCGGCGGCAGCACGCACCGAGGCGAGGACGAGGCGCTCCTCGCGGCTTACCGGGCGCTCGTGCCCGCGCATCCCGACCTCCTCCTCATGCTCGCGCCCCGCCATCCGGAGCGGCTCGAGGCGGTCGAGGCGGCGGTGGCGAGTGCGCCGCTCCCGTGCTTGCGATACACGGCGCTCGTGGGGCACGAGGCGGCGGCCTTGCCGCCCGGCCCGGCCGTCGTGCTGCTCGACGCCGTGGGGCCGCTGGCGCACTGCTACGCCCTCGCCTGGGCGGCCTTCGTCGGCGGAAGCCTCGTGCCGGCGGGCGGCCACAACGTCCTCGAGCCGGCACGGGCCGCGCGTCCGATCCTGGTCGGCCCGCACACGGAGCACAGCGCCGCCCTCGTCGCCCGGCTCGCCGCAGCCGGCGGGCTCGTGCGCGTCGAATCGCCCGCGGCGCTGACGGTGGCGCTCGCCGGGCTCCTCTCCGACGCCGAGCGCGCCGTCGCGATGGGCCAGCGGGCGCGGGCGGTGGCCGAGAGCGGACGGGGCGCCCTCGAGCGGCATGTGAAGATCATCACCGCGCGGCTCACGACCGCGCACGCCGCGGAGGCGTCGTCCGGATGA
- a CDS encoding ABC transporter ATP-binding protein, whose protein sequence is MKQYRRLLGHLRPYLWPHGVLAVVAMLGFSGVESSIPFLAKFTFDQVFTQQHREALPLAVVGVLVLAVLRGGLDFASEYLTDWIGQRVVTDLRNELTSHMQRLDLAFFNRQRAGQIVSRVTTDVSLVRGTVTDALTSLFEDITRLIGLVAVAVYMDWVLALLAVVLFPVAGLPLRYFSKQLRQTGRGMQEGIGRLNAMLHENVQGNRVVKAFGQERSEQERFHEHNLRLFRLYMRQSLLRAVPITELLAGIAVAGIIYYGGASVIAGTRTQGAFIGFVITLFLLYEPFKRLVRTNYAIQQGLAGADRVFELLDTRPQVVDRPAARVLRAVRDGIAFEDVSFAYEPGEPVLRHIDLRIRVGEVVALVGMSGGGKSTLADLIPRFYDPTEGRITVDGVDLRDLTLASLRAQIAVVTQFTFLFNDSVRTNIAYGDPDRSTEEIIAAARAANAHDFILELPRGYDTHIGDLGVRLSGGQRQRLAIARALLKNAPILILDEATSALDTESEGLVQEALERLMANRTTLVVAHRLSTVRRADRIIVLVRGEVVESGTHDELLAQAAEYRKLYELQFRDLDVPEAASGEEMLREEGRARAGKAC, encoded by the coding sequence ATGAAGCAGTACCGCCGTCTGCTCGGCCATCTCCGGCCGTACCTCTGGCCGCACGGGGTCCTCGCGGTCGTGGCGATGCTCGGCTTCAGCGGCGTCGAGAGCTCGATCCCGTTCCTCGCCAAGTTCACCTTCGACCAGGTGTTCACCCAGCAGCACCGCGAGGCGCTGCCGCTGGCGGTGGTCGGCGTGCTCGTCCTCGCCGTCCTGCGCGGCGGCCTCGACTTCGCCTCCGAGTACCTGACCGACTGGATCGGGCAGCGCGTGGTCACCGACCTGCGCAACGAGCTCACCAGTCACATGCAGCGCCTCGACCTCGCGTTCTTCAACCGCCAGCGGGCCGGGCAGATCGTCTCGCGCGTCACGACCGACGTGTCGCTCGTGCGCGGCACGGTGACCGACGCGCTCACCTCCCTCTTCGAGGACATCACGCGCCTGATCGGCCTGGTCGCCGTCGCGGTCTACATGGACTGGGTGCTGGCCCTCCTCGCCGTGGTGCTCTTCCCGGTCGCCGGGCTGCCGCTGCGCTACTTCTCGAAGCAGCTCCGCCAGACGGGCCGCGGGATGCAGGAGGGGATCGGCCGTCTGAACGCCATGCTGCACGAGAACGTGCAGGGCAACCGGGTGGTGAAGGCCTTCGGGCAGGAGCGCTCCGAGCAGGAGCGCTTCCACGAGCACAACCTGCGCCTCTTCCGTCTCTACATGCGCCAGAGCCTGCTGCGCGCGGTGCCGATCACCGAGCTCCTGGCCGGGATCGCGGTCGCCGGCATCATCTACTACGGCGGCGCCAGCGTGATCGCGGGGACGCGGACGCAGGGCGCCTTCATCGGCTTCGTGATCACGCTCTTCCTCCTCTACGAGCCCTTCAAGCGGCTCGTGCGCACGAACTACGCGATCCAGCAGGGGCTGGCCGGCGCCGACCGGGTGTTCGAGCTGCTGGACACGCGGCCCCAGGTGGTCGATCGACCCGCGGCGCGGGTGCTGCGCGCGGTGCGCGACGGGATTGCCTTCGAGGACGTGAGCTTCGCCTACGAGCCCGGCGAGCCGGTGCTGCGTCACATCGACCTCCGCATCCGCGTCGGCGAGGTGGTGGCGCTGGTCGGCATGAGCGGCGGCGGCAAGAGCACGCTCGCCGACCTGATCCCGCGCTTCTACGACCCGACCGAGGGGCGGATCACGGTCGACGGCGTCGACCTGCGCGACCTGACGCTGGCGAGCTTGCGCGCCCAGATCGCGGTGGTCACGCAGTTCACGTTCCTGTTCAACGACAGCGTGCGCACCAACATCGCCTACGGCGATCCGGACCGGTCGACGGAGGAGATCATCGCGGCGGCGCGGGCGGCCAACGCCCACGACTTCATCCTCGAGCTGCCGCGCGGCTACGACACCCACATCGGCGACCTCGGCGTACGCCTCTCGGGCGGGCAGCGCCAGCGTCTCGCCATCGCCCGGGCGCTGCTCAAGAACGCGCCGATCCTGATCCTCGACGAGGCCACCTCGGCGCTCGACACCGAGTCCGAGGGCCTGGTGCAGGAGGCGCTCGAGCGGCTGATGGCCAACCGCACGACGCTCGTCGTCGCGCACCGCCTGTCGACCGTCAGGCGCGCCGATCGGATCATCGTCCTGGTGCGCGGCGAGGTCGTCGAGAGCGGCACGCACGACGAGCTGCTCGCGCAGGCCGCCGAGTACCGCAAGCTCTACGAGCTCCAGTTCCGCGACCTCGACGTGCCGGAGGCGGCGAGCGGGGAGGAGATGCTCCGCGAGGAGGGGCGGGCGCGCGCCGGGAAGGCGTGTTGA
- a CDS encoding lipid-A-disaccharide synthase, with the protein MARRSASAAPAAPARRYRVLLVAGEASGDLHGADLLTALRARLPDVEVFGIGGERLREAGMATVADAGEVATVGVTEVVGRLRALVRAYRALVRRLRTEPPDLCVLIDFPEFNLRLARAAKRAGVPVLYYIGPQVWAWRRGRVRKIARRVDRLAVVFPFEPALYAGRLPGVEFVGHPLLDRVAVTRSRGETLAAHGLDPDRPTVLLLPGSRPNEIRSLLPDLLDAVRRLAASGPYQFPLALAHTVRRAEVQAQIHAAGVEVPVIEGDTYNLIAAADLALVSSGTATLECALLECPMVIVYRVSRLTAFLARLLVRGVRHIGMPNIVAGHEVVPELLQGRATGPGIAAEARAILDSPARRLAIVDELREVRRRLGRGGAAGRAATIAAELLGAGGG; encoded by the coding sequence ATGGCACGGCGCAGCGCATCCGCCGCCCCGGCGGCGCCGGCGCGCCGCTACCGGGTGCTCCTCGTGGCCGGCGAGGCGTCGGGCGACCTCCATGGGGCCGACCTGCTGACGGCGCTCCGGGCCCGCCTGCCCGACGTCGAGGTGTTCGGGATCGGCGGCGAGCGGCTGCGCGAGGCCGGCATGGCGACGGTGGCCGACGCGGGCGAGGTGGCGACCGTCGGCGTGACGGAGGTGGTCGGGCGGCTGCGGGCGCTCGTCCGCGCCTATCGCGCCCTGGTGCGCAGGCTGCGCACCGAGCCGCCGGACCTCTGCGTGCTGATCGACTTCCCGGAGTTCAACCTCCGGCTGGCCCGCGCCGCGAAGCGGGCCGGCGTGCCGGTGCTCTACTACATCGGGCCGCAGGTCTGGGCCTGGCGGCGCGGGCGCGTGCGCAAGATCGCGCGCCGCGTCGATCGACTGGCGGTCGTGTTCCCCTTCGAGCCGGCGCTCTACGCGGGCCGCCTGCCCGGCGTCGAGTTCGTCGGCCATCCGCTCCTCGACCGCGTGGCGGTGACGCGCAGCCGCGGGGAGACGCTCGCCGCCCATGGCCTCGATCCCGACCGGCCGACGGTGCTGCTCCTCCCCGGCAGCCGGCCGAACGAGATCCGCTCCCTCCTCCCCGACCTCCTCGACGCGGTCCGCCGGCTCGCCGCCAGCGGTCCCTATCAGTTTCCGCTCGCGCTCGCGCATACCGTGCGCCGGGCGGAGGTCCAGGCGCAGATCCATGCGGCCGGCGTCGAGGTCCCCGTGATCGAGGGCGACACCTACAACCTGATTGCGGCGGCCGATCTGGCGCTCGTCTCCTCCGGGACGGCGACGCTCGAGTGCGCGCTGCTCGAGTGCCCGATGGTGATCGTCTACCGCGTCTCGCGGCTGACGGCGTTCCTTGCCCGCCTCCTCGTGCGCGGCGTGCGGCACATCGGGATGCCCAACATCGTCGCCGGTCACGAGGTCGTCCCGGAGCTGCTCCAGGGCCGGGCGACGGGGCCGGGCATCGCGGCCGAGGCCCGGGCGATCCTCGACAGCCCGGCCCGGCGCCTGGCCATCGTCGACGAGCTGCGTGAGGTACGCCGGCGGCTCGGGCGCGGCGGCGCCGCCGGGCGGGCGGCGACGATCGCCGCCGAGCTGCTCGGCGCCGGCGGCGGCTGA
- a CDS encoding Gfo/Idh/MocA family oxidoreductase, which produces MTGPRLRAAVVGVGYLGRFHAEKYAAHAGAELVAVVDVDPARARAVAAALGVEAVTDHRALLGRIDCASVAVPTQLHHAVAGDLLEAGVDVLVEKPLTTTVAEGKALVELAVRRERVLQVGHLERFNPAIRALDGVLREPRFIECHRLAPFSERGTDVDVVLDLMIHDLDVILSMMPSALRSVEAVGVPVLTTSVDIANARLRFANGGIANVTASRVSLKRERKLRIFQPDAYLSVDYGERRVLICRREPGPDGQPALSLEEREVPEADALGSEIDAFLRAVRERETPPVTGWDGLRALEVAHVIRESLETESRAAQARS; this is translated from the coding sequence GTGACCGGCCCGAGGCTCCGGGCGGCGGTCGTCGGCGTCGGCTACCTCGGACGCTTCCACGCCGAGAAGTATGCGGCCCACGCCGGCGCCGAGCTGGTCGCGGTGGTCGACGTCGACCCCGCCCGCGCCCGGGCCGTCGCGGCGGCGCTCGGCGTGGAGGCGGTGACCGACCACCGCGCGCTCCTCGGCCGCATCGACTGCGCGAGCGTCGCGGTCCCCACCCAGCTGCACCACGCCGTGGCGGGCGACCTGCTCGAAGCCGGCGTCGATGTGCTCGTGGAGAAGCCGCTCACCACGACGGTGGCGGAGGGCAAGGCCCTCGTCGAGCTCGCGGTGCGCCGGGAGCGCGTGCTTCAGGTGGGCCATCTCGAGCGCTTCAACCCGGCGATCCGGGCGCTCGACGGCGTGCTCCGCGAGCCGCGCTTCATCGAGTGCCACCGTCTCGCGCCGTTCAGCGAGCGCGGCACGGACGTCGACGTCGTGCTCGACCTGATGATCCACGACCTCGACGTGATCCTGAGTATGATGCCGTCGGCGCTCCGCTCGGTGGAGGCGGTGGGGGTGCCGGTGCTCACGACGTCCGTCGACATCGCCAACGCGCGGCTGCGCTTTGCCAACGGCGGCATCGCGAACGTGACCGCGAGCCGCGTGTCGCTCAAGCGCGAGCGCAAGCTCCGCATCTTCCAGCCCGACGCCTATCTCTCGGTCGACTACGGCGAGCGGCGTGTCCTGATCTGCCGGCGCGAGCCGGGCCCGGACGGGCAGCCCGCGCTCAGCCTGGAGGAGCGCGAGGTGCCCGAGGCCGATGCGCTCGGCAGCGAGATCGATGCCTTCCTGCGTGCGGTGCGGGAGCGCGAGACGCCGCCCGTGACCGGGTGGGACGGGCTGCGCGCGCTCGAGGTGGCGCACGTGATACGCGAGAGCCTCGAGACGGAGAGCCGCGCGGCGCAGGCGCGGTCGTAG
- a CDS encoding DUF1009 domain-containing protein: MERGLGAERLGAERIGLVAGSGRFPVLFAETARRRGVEVVAVAHLGETDPALERVVSAITWIHPGELDAMIRALRAAGIRRTVMVGGIAKPRLFRELRPDARAMRLLARLGKLRDDLVLRALAAELETEGIAVVESTLYLQEIVPLAGVLGSRPPSEEEWSEIRFGFRAAKVIGQFDIGQSVVVRSGAVIAVEGIEGTDATIRRAGQLANGDIVVVKVCKPTQDTRFDLPAVGPETIRTLAEMRGRALAVEARRTITLDRAEMVALADAASIAVVAVDPAEVLP; this comes from the coding sequence ATGGAGCGAGGTCTCGGGGCCGAACGCCTCGGCGCGGAACGCATCGGGCTCGTCGCCGGCAGCGGGCGCTTCCCCGTGCTGTTCGCCGAGACCGCCCGGCGGCGCGGCGTCGAGGTGGTCGCGGTCGCCCACCTGGGCGAGACCGACCCGGCGCTCGAGCGGGTGGTCAGCGCCATCACCTGGATCCACCCCGGGGAGCTCGACGCGATGATCCGCGCGCTGCGGGCGGCCGGCATCCGCCGGACCGTGATGGTCGGCGGCATCGCCAAGCCGCGGCTCTTCCGCGAGCTCAGGCCCGACGCGCGGGCGATGCGGCTCCTCGCCCGCCTCGGCAAGCTGCGCGACGACCTCGTGCTGCGCGCGCTGGCCGCCGAGCTCGAGACCGAAGGGATCGCCGTCGTGGAGTCGACCCTGTATCTGCAGGAGATCGTGCCGCTGGCCGGCGTCCTCGGGTCTCGCCCGCCGAGCGAGGAGGAGTGGAGCGAGATCCGCTTCGGCTTCCGCGCCGCGAAGGTGATCGGGCAGTTCGACATCGGGCAGAGCGTGGTCGTGCGCAGCGGCGCGGTGATCGCCGTCGAGGGCATCGAGGGCACCGACGCGACCATCCGGCGCGCGGGCCAGCTCGCCAACGGGGACATCGTCGTCGTCAAGGTGTGCAAGCCGACCCAGGACACGCGCTTCGACCTGCCGGCGGTCGGGCCGGAGACGATCCGGACGCTCGCCGAGATGCGCGGCCGGGCGCTCGCCGTGGAAGCCCGCCGGACGATCACGCTCGATCGGGCCGAGATGGTGGCGCTCGCCGACGCGGCCAGCATCGCGGTGGTCGCCGTTGACCCGGCGGAGGTGCTGCCGTGA
- the lpxA gene encoding acyl-ACP--UDP-N-acetylglucosamine O-acyltransferase, producing the protein MTPHAEPRGPSPAFPYALIDRVLEVEAGVRAVGTKLVSANEPYFPGHFPGAPVLPGVLVCEALVQLGAHLAEDAEELRLVAVDRARFRRPVLPGDALRLEVTRRAPGSPWQLRGVVSVGTALVAEVDFAAAVPAGPRIHPTAAVARGAELDQGVTVGPYAVVGRHVRIAAGCRIGAHAVIDGWTTLGAGTRVFSFASVGSIPQDLKYRGEPSTLELGAANIVREFVSINPGTAAGGMATRTGKGCLFMVNAHVGHDCRLGDHVIVSPGAALGGHVTVEDHAIIGGLVGVHQFVRIGESALCAAGAMVSMDVPPYCVAAGDRARLHGLNAVGLRRRGFTPATLATLKRAYRMLFQASGARRDAVARTREALGHVREVAHLLDFVVASQRGVCR; encoded by the coding sequence ATGACGCCGCACGCTGAGCCGCGAGGGCCGTCACCGGCGTTCCCCTACGCGCTGATCGACCGCGTGCTCGAGGTCGAGGCCGGGGTGCGGGCGGTCGGGACCAAGCTCGTGTCGGCCAACGAGCCGTATTTCCCCGGCCACTTCCCGGGCGCTCCCGTCCTGCCCGGCGTGCTCGTCTGCGAGGCGCTCGTGCAGCTCGGCGCACACCTGGCCGAGGATGCGGAGGAGCTTCGCCTGGTGGCGGTCGACCGCGCACGCTTCCGCCGTCCCGTGCTGCCCGGGGACGCGCTGCGGCTCGAGGTGACGCGGCGGGCGCCCGGCTCGCCGTGGCAGCTGCGCGGCGTCGTCTCGGTGGGGACGGCGCTGGTGGCCGAGGTCGACTTCGCAGCGGCCGTACCCGCCGGCCCGCGCATCCATCCGACCGCGGCGGTGGCGCGCGGTGCCGAGCTCGATCAAGGGGTCACGGTCGGACCGTACGCCGTCGTCGGGCGCCACGTCCGGATCGCCGCCGGCTGTCGCATCGGCGCGCATGCCGTCATCGACGGCTGGACGACGCTCGGCGCCGGCACGCGCGTCTTTTCCTTCGCGAGCGTCGGGTCGATCCCGCAGGACCTCAAGTACCGCGGTGAGCCGAGCACGCTCGAGCTGGGAGCGGCCAACATCGTGCGCGAGTTCGTCTCGATCAATCCCGGCACCGCGGCGGGCGGCATGGCGACCCGCACCGGGAAGGGCTGCCTCTTCATGGTGAACGCCCACGTCGGCCACGACTGCCGCCTCGGCGATCACGTCATCGTCTCGCCCGGGGCCGCGCTCGGCGGGCACGTGACGGTCGAGGACCACGCGATCATCGGCGGGCTGGTCGGCGTGCATCAGTTCGTGCGCATCGGGGAGTCGGCGCTGTGCGCCGCGGGGGCCATGGTGTCGATGGACGTCCCGCCGTACTGCGTGGCTGCCGGCGACCGCGCGCGCCTGCACGGCCTCAACGCCGTCGGCCTCCGGCGCCGGGGGTTCACACCCGCCACGCTCGCCACCCTCAAGCGCGCCTACCGGATGCTCTTCCAGGCGTCGGGCGCGAGGCGTGACGCCGTGGCGCGGACCCGCGAGGCCCTCGGCCACGTGCGGGAGGTGGCGCACCTGCTCGACTTCGTCGTGGCCTCGCAGCGCGGAGTGTGCCGCTAG
- a CDS encoding OmpH family outer membrane protein — protein MRQIGQWIGAATLAVVVVAVPARAELKVGVVDMQRALNDCEAGKKARDQVKAKFEKAQDQLKRQREDLDRLREDYDKKAVVLKEEERRNLEKDLENRSLEFKRKYEDFQRDLKRTDSELTAGIVDELYALVRDYGEKHGYSLVLEASNGALLYNDKATDITDEIIKLYNASPRHDGARSSKGKE, from the coding sequence GTGAGGCAGATCGGACAGTGGATCGGGGCCGCCACGCTGGCCGTCGTCGTCGTGGCCGTGCCGGCGCGCGCCGAGCTGAAGGTGGGCGTGGTCGACATGCAGCGGGCGCTCAACGACTGCGAGGCGGGCAAGAAGGCCCGCGATCAGGTCAAGGCCAAGTTCGAGAAGGCGCAGGACCAGCTGAAGCGGCAGCGCGAGGATCTGGACCGGCTGCGTGAGGACTACGACAAGAAGGCGGTGGTCCTGAAGGAGGAGGAGCGCCGGAACCTCGAGAAGGATCTCGAGAACCGCAGCCTCGAGTTCAAGCGCAAGTACGAGGACTTCCAGCGCGATCTCAAGCGCACCGACTCGGAGCTGACCGCCGGCATCGTCGACGAGCTCTACGCGCTCGTGCGGGACTACGGCGAGAAGCACGGCTACTCGCTGGTGCTCGAGGCGTCGAACGGCGCGCTGCTCTACAACGACAAGGCGACCGACATCACCGACGAGATCATCAAGCTCTACAACGCCTCGCCGCGCCACGACGGAGCGCGGTCCAGCAAGGGGAAGGAGTAG
- the bamA gene encoding outer membrane protein assembly factor BamA → MTSAAEPDGRAKTAAQGVSPPRRSAWGALLAAAVALAAKAGPLFAQGEPSIARVAIEGNVRVEEDAIRVHLRTQVGQPFARDTLDRDIRAVYAMGFFDQVDADVSPAPENHVAVTFRVKERPLVRAVKVDGTKKLKREEVEAALKVRPHTILDPEKARQGIEAAKKLYVDKGYLDAEIAYRTAAVGENEVDLFYTVKEEGPVRVTEVAFEGNRAFSARKLRRVMQTREKWFLSVITGAGILNKDVLRTDMERLTAFYYDHGYVTVKVDEPRVERRDDGLHVTVKIEEGDQYRVGEVTVVGSNVPADTTKLRHDLGTAPGDVFKASALREDVQKLTERLSDDGYAFATVDPQTDMHPEEKTVDIAFQVDRGRQVTVERIEVTGNTKTRDQVVRREMRLQEQELFSATKLRKSREALQRLGFFKEVNITTRRTGADDRMNVVVDVKEGQTGAFSAGAGFSSADSLLFNLRIQENNLFGRGQRLVLNGDVGSLRRNIILSFTEPYFRETPLTVGANAFSWRLQFDEFARGGTGIGTQLTYPVTAWGYSSLWGFPLEEVRVGADYRLEQAEISNLGFGATRSIRAEEGTSLISSVTPHVSRNTLNHAFDPTAGSFQELSLEAAGLGGERFTKIEGRERWYYTFLRSKSLGDFTYSFGSTVGYGFGDGGLTGNDLPLFERYFPGGISSIRGFKSRTLGPREERKDFFGNVVSTTPIGGSEEVVLNNEVIFPLVQGIGLKGVVFADAGNAYGADEGFSLDNTRFSAGAGVRWLSPVGPLRIELGKPFNAKPHDQKSLLLFSFGGPFQY, encoded by the coding sequence GTGACGAGCGCCGCGGAACCAGACGGGCGAGCGAAGACAGCCGCGCAAGGCGTCTCGCCTCCCCGCCGGTCAGCGTGGGGCGCGCTCCTGGCCGCCGCCGTGGCGCTCGCCGCGAAAGCGGGGCCCCTGTTCGCCCAGGGGGAGCCGTCGATCGCGCGGGTGGCGATCGAGGGGAACGTCCGCGTCGAGGAGGACGCGATCCGGGTCCACCTCCGCACGCAGGTGGGACAGCCGTTCGCCCGCGACACGCTCGATCGCGACATCCGCGCGGTCTACGCCATGGGCTTCTTCGACCAGGTCGATGCCGACGTGAGCCCCGCGCCCGAGAATCACGTGGCGGTCACCTTCCGCGTGAAGGAACGGCCCCTCGTGCGCGCCGTCAAGGTCGACGGGACCAAGAAGCTCAAGCGCGAGGAGGTCGAGGCGGCGCTCAAGGTCCGCCCCCACACGATCCTCGACCCCGAGAAGGCGCGCCAGGGGATCGAGGCGGCGAAGAAGCTCTACGTCGACAAGGGCTACCTCGACGCCGAGATCGCGTACCGCACCGCGGCGGTGGGCGAGAACGAGGTGGACCTGTTCTACACGGTGAAGGAGGAGGGCCCCGTCCGCGTGACGGAGGTCGCCTTCGAGGGAAACCGGGCCTTCTCGGCGCGCAAGCTCCGGCGTGTCATGCAGACGCGCGAGAAGTGGTTCCTCTCGGTCATCACCGGGGCGGGCATCCTCAACAAGGACGTGCTGCGCACCGACATGGAGCGGCTGACCGCCTTCTACTACGATCACGGCTACGTCACGGTGAAGGTCGACGAGCCGCGCGTCGAGCGGCGTGACGACGGCCTGCACGTGACTGTGAAGATCGAGGAGGGCGACCAGTACCGGGTGGGCGAGGTCACGGTGGTCGGCTCGAACGTGCCCGCCGACACGACCAAGCTCCGGCACGATCTCGGCACCGCGCCGGGCGACGTCTTCAAGGCGAGCGCGCTCCGCGAGGACGTGCAGAAGCTGACCGAGCGGCTCTCGGACGACGGCTACGCCTTCGCCACCGTCGACCCCCAAACCGACATGCACCCGGAGGAGAAGACGGTCGACATCGCCTTCCAGGTGGACCGCGGGCGCCAGGTGACCGTCGAGCGCATCGAGGTCACCGGCAACACCAAGACGCGCGACCAGGTGGTCCGCCGCGAGATGCGCCTCCAGGAGCAGGAGCTCTTCTCCGCCACCAAGCTCCGCAAGAGCCGCGAGGCGCTGCAGCGCCTCGGGTTCTTCAAGGAGGTCAACATCACCACCCGCCGAACCGGTGCCGACGACCGCATGAACGTCGTGGTCGACGTGAAGGAGGGGCAGACCGGCGCGTTCAGCGCGGGCGCGGGGTTCAGCTCGGCCGACTCGCTGCTCTTCAACCTCCGCATCCAGGAGAACAACCTCTTCGGGCGGGGACAGCGGCTCGTGCTGAACGGCGACGTCGGCTCGCTGCGGCGCAACATCATCCTGTCCTTCACCGAGCCCTACTTCCGCGAGACGCCGCTCACCGTCGGGGCGAACGCGTTCAGCTGGCGGCTCCAGTTCGACGAGTTCGCCCGCGGCGGGACCGGGATCGGCACGCAGCTCACCTACCCGGTGACGGCCTGGGGCTACAGCTCGCTCTGGGGGTTCCCGCTCGAGGAGGTGCGCGTCGGCGCCGACTACCGGCTCGAGCAGGCGGAGATCAGCAACCTCGGCTTCGGGGCCACGCGCTCCATCCGCGCCGAGGAGGGGACGAGCCTGATCAGCAGCGTCACGCCGCACGTCTCGCGCAACACCCTGAACCACGCCTTCGACCCGACCGCCGGCTCCTTCCAGGAGCTGTCGCTCGAAGCCGCCGGGCTCGGCGGCGAGCGGTTCACGAAGATCGAGGGGCGCGAGCGCTGGTACTATACCTTCCTGCGCTCCAAGTCGCTCGGCGACTTCACCTACTCCTTCGGCAGCACCGTCGGCTACGGCTTCGGCGACGGCGGGCTCACCGGCAACGATCTCCCGCTGTTCGAGCGTTACTTTCCCGGCGGCATCAGCTCCATCCGCGGCTTCAAGAGCCGCACGCTCGGTCCGCGCGAGGAGCGCAAGGACTTCTTCGGCAACGTGGTCTCCACGACGCCCATCGGCGGCAGCGAGGAGGTGGTGCTGAACAACGAGGTCATCTTCCCGCTGGTGCAGGGGATCGGGCTCAAGGGCGTCGTCTTCGCCGACGCCGGCAACGCGTATGGCGCCGACGAGGGCTTCTCGCTGGACAACACCCGCTTCTCGGCGGGCGCCGGCGTCCGCTGGCTGTCGCCCGTCGGCCCGCTGCGCATCGAGCTCGGCAAGCCGTTCAACGCGAAGCCCCACGACCAGAAGAGCCTCCTGCTGTTCTCGTTCGGGGGACCGTTTCAATACTAG